The Neodiprion virginianus isolate iyNeoVirg1 chromosome 5, iyNeoVirg1.1, whole genome shotgun sequence genome contains a region encoding:
- the LOC124306304 gene encoding RUS family member 1, whose translation MPREILFKETYGDSEREVIFVNSTDDLTVTRVEPHLQSKSKTYGTWILTFLKEVFLPAGYPESVHSDYVPYQIWDTVQAFASTIMGTLTTHSIMQGVGVGKSSASALAAAITWILKDGTGMIGRIVFAWWNGHGLDAQCKKWRLCADILNDCAMGIELTLPYFSNYSLIILCISTALKSVVGVAGSATRAALTQHQALQNNLADVSAKDGSQETFVNLIASFVGILILSNIGDGRYVMELFVLLATVHMYANYRAVKALRLNSLNEDRLALILRSFLTTQSIPNPLEVNRSESVVIGRNVSKDMFGFGVKMGVSLESVLQNNSITPDDVRLLSKLFQNRKYLIVMDVKRKTIFISIARNATPSDLLQAYFHACLCSLVTCMTLRWPIDILLRGRSHAPSYPLMRLYILSKKYPSLSNRALSRIPGEIILATNDIITKEYQLFEEALEQSVWRTEVNLLPAGQWRGIWNHHEDNEPKSKNS comes from the exons ATGCCGCGCGAAATATTATTCAAGGAGACATATGGTGACAGCGAGAGGGAGgtcatttttgtaaattccACAG ATGATCTAACAGTAACTAGAGTGGAGCCACATTTGcaatcaaaatcaaaaacttACGGAACATGGATATTGACGTTTTTAAAGGAGGTCTTCTTGCCCGCGGGATACCCGGAAAGTGTGCATTCAGATTACGTTCCGTATCAAATATGGGACACTGTTCAG gCATTCGCTAGCACTATAATGGGAACTCTGACTACTCACTCGATTATGCAAGGGGTAGGTGTCGGGAAATCTTCAGCTAGCGCATTGGCTGCAGCGATAACTTGGATTTTGAAAGACGGCACTGGGATGATTGGTCGGATTGTATTTGCCTGGTGGAACGG ACATGGGCTCGACGCACAGTGCAAAAAATGGCGTTTATGCGCAGACATTCTCAACGATTGTGCCATGGGCATAGAACTAACTCttccttatttttcaaactattcTTTAATCATATTATGCATTTCTACAGCATTAAAATCTGTTGTTGGTGTCGCTGGATCGGCAACTAGAGCCGCACTGACCCAACATCAG GCATTACAAAACAATTTGGCTGATGTCTCAGCGAAAGATGGAAGTCAGGAAACATTTGTTAATTTAATCGCGTCATTTGTGGGGATTCTGATATTATCTAACATTGGCGACGGGAG ATATGTAATGGAATTATTTGTATTGCTGGCGACAGTGCATATGTATGCCAATTACCGTGCAGTGAAAGCACTACGTTTGAACTCGCTAAATGAGGATCGCCTGGCATTGATATTGAGGAGCTTCCTCACCACTCAAAGTATACCCAACCCTCTTGAAGTTAATCGATCCGAATCTGTAGTAATTGGCCGAAACGTGT CAAAAGATATGTTTGGCTTTGGGGTCAAAATGGGTGTCTCGTTAGAAAGTGttcttcaaaataattcaatcacGCCTGATGATGTGCGGCTTCTATCAAagctttttcaaaatcgaaaatatctTATTGTGATGGACGTAAAGCGAAAAACCATATTCATATCTATTGCAAGAAATGCAACACCCTCTGACCTGCTGCAAGCTTATTTTCACGCGTGTCTATGCAGCCTTGTTACTTGTATGACCCTTAGATGGCCGATT GACATCTTACTGAGAGGGAGATCGCATGCACCCTCTTATCCTCTGATGCGGCTGTACATCCTGAGTAAAAAGTATCCATCTCTCAGTAATAGAGCGCTTTCGAGAATTCCAGGGGAAATAATTTTGGCCACAAACGATATTATCACCAAGGAGTATCAACTTTTCGAAGAGGCACTAGAACAAAGTG TCTGGAGGACAGAAGTGAATTTGCTACCTGCTGGACAATGGCGAGGTATTTGGAACCACCACGAAGATAATGAACCAAAGTCGAAAAACTCCTAA
- the LOC124306307 gene encoding RWD domain-containing protein 4, producing MTDAELQEEEREVLLSIYDGDAAFKQLDPTTYQYKYGENDDVKSFLLEITWGPKYPSEKPNINMNTFYNKHIVQGVKDKVAAYVDAEAEQWLGSAMTYTLFQSVQENLAELIKDQPDSIEEIETDVNKISITGENVQDESSKKVKKEQLTKAQKRRQWNKADGKGEKPRGWDWMDIVKHLSQTSSKQEYES from the exons ATGACGGATGCCGAACtgcaagaagaagaaagggaGGTCCTACTTTCAATTTATGATGGTGATGCAGCATTCAAACAGCTCGACCCTACGACATACCAGTACAAG TATGGCGAAAATGATGAtgtgaaatcatttttactGGAAATAACCTGGGGGCCCAAGTATCCGTCGGAAAAACCAAATATCAATATGAACACATTTTACAACAAACATAT TGTGCAAGGTGTGAAGGATAAAGTGGCCGCATATGTTGATGCTGAGGCAGAGCAATGGTTGGGATCTGCAATGACGTACACATTGTTCCAATCTGTCCAAGAAAACCTAGCAGAGTTAATCAAAGATCAACCAGATTCGATagaagaaattgaaacggATGTCAACAAAATCTCAATCACAGGCGAAAATGTTCAG GATGAGTCATCGAAGAAAGTCAAAAAAGAACAGCTTACCAAGGCACAAAAACGACGACAATGGAATAAAGCTGATGGTAAAGGAGAAAAGCCCAGAGGATGGGACTGGATGGATATAGTGAAACACTTGTCTCAAACTAGTTCCAAGCAAGAATACGAATCTTAG
- the LOC124306303 gene encoding glutamate receptor ionotropic, kainate glr-3-like — MSVIEAVAKGILLRNRCVNLIVDKYYHQILNLDWNKRFSYVSVYMIVIRENDDFFPPKRRFHEVLRASKATDCSAYIILNTNGLQVSRMLQYVEKERLINTRGDLILLHDDRLFNSSTNYIWNRIVNVLFIRIYNSAKRRSGEQTFPKWFDLSTVPLPYQSEGDLQLQYIDTWYRGRFRYKNEHYPDKSRNLLNQSLRVPIFPHIPAVSEKLKISRDGNLVDNSVAFGIEIELIKILAKALNFWPVVYVPSNVDNEKWGTVGGNERFTGLFGEAASSNSPFLLGDIHYTSNHLELFDLSEPYNTECLTFLTPESLNDNSWKILIMPFKMYMWLSVLTALFLGGLIFYQFAHTYKRTLHFYKEKITAKNISTLQVVKRHKNTTGSLLSLYPYTEFQNSILYTYGMLLSVSLPRLPNAWALRVFIGWWWLYSILVAVAYRASMTAILANPMSRVTIDTLNQLASSQIAVGGWSEEMKDFFLSSLDTDSQEIGNKFEVITQDNEAISWVAAGKFAYYENKYFLRHARAKRQKLEEAQKLNATKHHKTVTIDRNLHIMSECVIHMPISLGLDRNSPLKRRVDLVIRRVTETGLIQKWLSDTMEWTINAERPQESSSTKGLINLRKLYGALLALGIGYIASFIALVGEIYYWKCIVQRHPTYDKYHLDLYYKLNE; from the exons ATGTCAGTTATCGAAGCTGTGGCTAAAGGGATTCTGCTTCGAAATCGCTGCGTTAATTTGATTGTCGATAAGTACTATcatcaaattttaaatcttGATTGGAACAAGAGGTTCAGCTATGTGTCGGTTTATATG ATTGTCATTAGagaaaatgatgatttttttccaccgaaaCGGAGATTTCACGAAGTTCTTCGAGCCAGCAAAGCAACTGATTGCAGTGCGTACATAATTCTCAATACAAATGGGCTACAAGTATCCCGTATGCTTCAATATGTGGAGAA GGAACGTCTAATTAACACCCGTGGAGACTTGATACTTCTACATGATGATCGTTTATTCAACTCCAGCACAAATTATATTTGGAACAGGATAGTGAACGTACTATTTATTCGTATTTATAATTCTGCTAAACGACGCTCAGGAGAACAAACTTTTCCTAAATGGTTTGACCTTAGTACGGTACCATTACCATACCAGAGCGAAGGTGACCTACAACTGCAATATATTGATACTTGGTATCGTGGAAGGTTTCGATACAAGAATGAACATTATCCTGACAAAAGTAGAAACCTCCTCAATCAGTCGCTCAG GGTGCCCATATTTCCTCACATTCCGGCGGTCagtgaaaaactgaaaatatcacGTGACGGAAATCTTGTTGACAATTCGGTGGCATTTGGCATTGAGATCGAG ttgataaaaattcttgcCAAGGCTTTGAACTTTTGGCCTGTGGTGTATGTTCCATCTAATGTGGATAACGAAAAATGGGGAACTGTTGGAGGGAACGAACGTTTCACAGGTCTCTTTGGCGAGGCAGCTTCTAGCAATAGTCCATTTCTACTTGGTGATATCCACTATACTAGTAATCATTTGGAACTATTTGATTTATCAGAGCCGTACAATACCGAGTGTCTCACATTTCTCACACCCGAATCATTGAATGATAATTCCTGGAAAATACTCATCATGCCTTTCAA GATGTACATGTGGTTGTCCGTTTTGACAGCTCTATTCTTGGgaggattaatattttacCAATTCGCTCATACATACAAACGAACTCTGCACTTCTACAAAGAGAAGATCACAGCTAAAAATATTAGTACGTTACAAGTTGTGAAACGGCACAAAAACACAACGGGTTCGCTGCTGAGTCTGTATCCATAcacagaatttcaaaatagcATACTGTATACTTATGGGATGCTGCTCTCGGTCTCGTTACCTCGCCTTCCCAATGCTTGGGCTCTTCGGGTGTTTATAGGATGGTGGTGGCTTTACAGCATACTAGTCGCTGTAGCGTATCGTGCCAGCATGACAGCTATTCTTGCAAATCCTATGAGCAG AGTAACGATAGATACTTTGAATCAGTTAGCAAGCAGTCAAATTGCCGTAGGTGGATGGAGTGAGGAAATGAAAGACTTTTTTCTGTCTTCTCTCGATACCGACTCTCAAGAAATTGGTAACAAGTTTGAGGTAATAACTCAGGATAATGAAGCTATTTCATGGGTTGCTGCAGGAAAATTTGCTTACTACGAAAATAAGTATTTCCTCCGTCACGCTCGTGCAAAAAGACAGAAACTGGAAGAAGCACAGAAGTTGAATGCAACCAAGCATCACAAAACAGTCACCATCGATCGAAACCTGCACATAATGTCCGAGTGCGTTATTCACATGCCTATTTCCCTTGGTCTCGATAGAAACTCTCCACTCAAACGGCGTGTAGATCTTGTG ATACGACGCGTTACAGAAACTGGCTTAATACAAAAATGGCTCAGCGATACAATGGAGTGGACCATCAATGCAGAAAGACCACAGGAGAGTAGTTCCACAAAGGGACTAATAAACCTTCGTAAGCTGTACGGAGCATTGCTTGCTCTTGGAATTGGCTATATTGCTAGTTTCATTGCATTAGTAGGTGAGATTTACTATTGGAAATGTATCGTACAGCGTCATCCTACTTACGACAAGTATCACTTGGATTTGTACTACAAACTGAACGAGTAG